A single window of Candidatus Flexicrinis affinis DNA harbors:
- the rnc gene encoding ribonuclease III, whose translation MDLDQLQHDLGVRMNNPLLLLQAVTHSSYVNEHPDDEVVDYERLEFLGDAVIGMITARMLFYRFPDLSEGELTRIRSALVRTEALAEIARSIKLGEYLRMGRGEERNGGRERDTILCRSFEAVVGAVYLDLGMDAAETVVTPRLSVLQHRVLQDALDKDPRTRLQELTQAELDIAPAYEVVQSTGPDHDRTYMVAVSLNGHRLATGSGRTIRTAGHAAAANALRLFEVGGRSVQDFAERGD comes from the coding sequence ATGGACCTCGATCAGCTTCAGCACGACCTCGGGGTTCGCATGAACAACCCGCTGCTGCTGCTGCAAGCAGTCACGCACAGCTCGTACGTCAACGAGCACCCCGATGATGAGGTAGTCGATTACGAGCGACTAGAGTTCCTCGGGGACGCGGTCATCGGCATGATTACGGCGCGTATGCTGTTTTATCGGTTTCCCGACCTCTCCGAAGGTGAATTGACCCGTATCCGTTCGGCACTCGTAAGAACTGAAGCACTGGCCGAGATTGCCCGTTCGATCAAGCTCGGCGAGTATCTGCGCATGGGCCGCGGCGAAGAACGCAACGGCGGGCGCGAGCGAGACACGATCCTGTGCCGGTCGTTCGAAGCCGTCGTGGGTGCCGTGTACCTCGACCTCGGCATGGACGCCGCGGAGACCGTCGTCACCCCCCGGCTAAGCGTGCTTCAACACCGCGTGCTTCAGGATGCGCTCGACAAGGATCCCCGCACCCGGCTTCAGGAACTGACGCAGGCGGAATTGGACATTGCGCCGGCGTACGAGGTCGTCCAATCGACAGGGCCAGACCACGACCGCACCTACATGGTCGCGGTTTCGCTGAACGGCCACCGGCTTGCGACGGGCTCAGGGCGCACGATTCGCACGGCCGGCCACGCCGCAGCGGCCAATGCCCTGCGTCTCTTCGAAGTCGGCGGCAGGTCCGTGCAGGACTTCGCCGAACGAGGCGATTAG
- the fabF gene encoding beta-ketoacyl-ACP synthase II — translation MDRRVVVTGIGVVSPCGNTAAETWDNIKNGRSGTGLITRFDVTNYAVKIAAEAKGFDPTIALSPKEVRRRDRFQHLTAAAAREAILDSGLVATDENRTRIGTFVGSAVGGVSSFVEEVQELQRVGDPRQITPFAIPMLMGNGGSAHISIEYGFVGPSYVLTSACATGADNIGHAADMIRLGRIDAAVAGCGEAPIVPMGIAAFDRIGACSRDNDTPEQASRPFSKDRSGLVFGEGAGVLILEEMAHATKRGAHIYGEIVGYGTTSDSFHITAPQPDGLGAARAVREALRTAALRPDQVSYINAHGTATALNDAMETKAIKAVFGESAYKVPMSSTKSMTGHCMGTTAAIEAVFALLAIRDNVAPPTINYREPDPECDLDCVPNQAREMPIDVVMSNSFGFGGHNVSLVFRRV, via the coding sequence ATGGACCGTCGGGTCGTGGTTACAGGCATTGGCGTCGTATCGCCGTGCGGCAACACGGCGGCAGAGACATGGGACAACATCAAGAACGGTCGATCCGGCACCGGCTTGATTACGCGCTTCGATGTCACGAACTACGCCGTGAAGATCGCCGCGGAGGCGAAGGGTTTCGATCCAACCATTGCGCTGTCGCCTAAAGAGGTCCGGCGGCGTGACCGTTTCCAGCACTTGACCGCTGCAGCGGCGCGCGAAGCGATTCTCGACAGCGGCTTGGTCGCTACGGACGAGAATAGAACCCGAATCGGAACGTTTGTCGGCTCGGCAGTCGGCGGCGTCTCAAGCTTCGTAGAAGAAGTACAGGAACTTCAGAGAGTCGGCGATCCGCGGCAAATCACCCCGTTTGCGATCCCGATGCTTATGGGCAACGGCGGGAGCGCACATATCAGCATCGAGTACGGATTTGTCGGCCCGTCTTATGTGTTGACATCCGCATGCGCCACCGGCGCTGACAATATTGGCCATGCAGCAGACATGATCCGGCTCGGGCGGATCGACGCGGCAGTCGCCGGATGCGGCGAGGCCCCGATCGTGCCAATGGGGATTGCCGCGTTTGACCGTATCGGGGCGTGCAGCCGGGACAACGACACACCGGAGCAAGCAAGCCGCCCCTTCAGCAAAGATCGTTCAGGCTTGGTGTTCGGTGAAGGTGCCGGCGTGCTCATCCTCGAGGAGATGGCGCATGCCACCAAGCGGGGCGCGCACATATACGGCGAGATTGTCGGCTACGGCACGACGTCGGACTCGTTTCACATCACTGCTCCGCAGCCCGACGGCTTGGGCGCGGCACGCGCAGTGAGAGAGGCGCTTCGCACGGCGGCTCTGCGGCCGGATCAGGTTAGCTACATCAACGCGCATGGAACGGCAACTGCACTTAACGACGCCATGGAAACCAAGGCAATCAAGGCCGTGTTCGGCGAGTCTGCATACAAGGTGCCGATGAGTTCGACCAAGAGCATGACCGGCCATTGCATGGGCACGACAGCGGCAATCGAGGCAGTGTTCGCACTGTTGGCTATCCGCGACAATGTTGCCCCGCCGACCATCAACTACAGAGAACCGGACCCGGAGTGCGATTTGGATTGCGTCCCAAATCAAGCTCGCGAGATGCCGATTGATGTCGTGATGAGCAATTCGTTCGGCTTCGGCGGCCACAACGTCAGTCTCGTATTCAGGCGAGTCTAG
- the moaD gene encoding molybdopterin converting factor subunit 1 → MNINVLLFATLKDQVGAGRLTVSLGDGAAIGDLRSHLAAQHPAAARSIAHAIAALNEEFAQGDVELRDGDTVALFPPVSGGSTDRPEVYLLPYAPIDIDNLLAQISPPSVGAACVFSGLVRGETSRPGHQPKTSRLEYEAYESMALAKMQQVAAEIRTQWPLVVGIAIVQRLGSLDVGQTTVLIACTSPHRDDGCFEAARYGIDRLKQIVPVWKQEIGEDGATWIEGTYIPGDADRRADG, encoded by the coding sequence ATGAACATCAACGTCTTGCTCTTTGCTACCCTCAAGGACCAAGTCGGGGCTGGCCGGCTGACAGTCAGTCTCGGCGATGGCGCCGCAATCGGCGATCTCCGTTCGCACCTCGCAGCGCAGCATCCCGCAGCGGCGCGGTCGATCGCCCACGCGATCGCCGCCTTGAACGAGGAATTCGCACAGGGAGATGTCGAGCTTCGCGACGGCGATACGGTGGCGCTGTTTCCGCCCGTTAGCGGCGGCAGCACTGACCGCCCGGAAGTCTATCTGCTCCCTTACGCACCGATCGACATCGACAACCTGCTCGCGCAGATCAGCCCGCCTTCGGTCGGGGCGGCATGCGTGTTCTCAGGGCTGGTTCGCGGCGAGACATCGCGTCCCGGCCATCAACCCAAGACGTCGCGCCTGGAATATGAGGCCTACGAGTCGATGGCCCTCGCCAAGATGCAGCAGGTAGCCGCAGAAATCCGGACTCAATGGCCGCTGGTCGTAGGGATCGCAATTGTTCAGCGGCTCGGCAGCCTTGACGTCGGACAGACGACGGTGCTCATCGCGTGCACGTCTCCACACCGGGACGACGGCTGCTTCGAAGCGGCCCGCTACGGAATCGACCGGCTCAAGCAGATTGTTCCAGTCTGGAAGCAGGAGATCGGCGAGGACGGAGCGACGTGGATCGAGGGCACCTACATCCCGGGAGACGCAGATCGGCGCGCTGACGGCTAG
- the moaC gene encoding cyclic pyranopterin monophosphate synthase MoaC, which translates to MSSDLSHLDSVGNARMVDVGDKPSTARTAIAEGRVTMKPSTLDLIRAGSLKKGDVIATARIAGVMAAKRTSELIPLCHPIALSKIDVDIQLSSDADPYVHITAEARTVGQTGVEMEALTAVSVAALTIYDMAKAVDREMRIEGIRLLSKTGGIHGDYRANDAEMRR; encoded by the coding sequence ATGAGCAGTGACTTGAGCCATTTGGATTCGGTGGGCAACGCGCGCATGGTGGACGTCGGGGACAAGCCTTCGACCGCCCGTACAGCCATCGCCGAGGGCCGCGTTACGATGAAACCGTCAACGCTCGACCTTATCCGCGCCGGTTCGCTTAAAAAGGGAGATGTGATCGCCACCGCCCGGATCGCCGGCGTCATGGCAGCCAAGCGAACGTCCGAACTCATTCCACTGTGCCACCCTATTGCACTGTCGAAGATCGACGTGGACATCCAGCTGTCTTCTGACGCAGATCCGTACGTTCACATTACGGCCGAAGCACGGACAGTCGGGCAAACCGGCGTCGAGATGGAAGCCCTCACAGCCGTCAGCGTCGCCGCACTCACCATCTATGACATGGCCAAAGCCGTCGACCGCGAGATGCGCATTGAGGGAATACGGCTGTTGAGCAAAACCGGCGGCATTCACGGCGATTATCGTGCTAACGATGCGGAGATGCGCCGATGA
- the ftsY gene encoding signal recognition particle-docking protein FtsY has translation MSKTRQSFFGRLASVLGGGGTIDDDTWDDIEAVLIQSDLGVHTAQAVVEDLRTKANREGIRDPERLQAALRQVLKERLRFPPTMNISGRELSVVLIVGVNGSGKTTSIAKLAHRLKLAGRKVMLCAGDTFRAAAIEQLQKWGERVGVPVIAGKQGGDPAALVFDAVTAAKARGIDVLIIDTAGRLHNNANLMDELAKVKAVCSRVVPDAPHEVLLVLDGTTGQNALEQAKKFGEIVNVTGAIVTKLDGSAKGGMVFAVFEELGLPVQYVGLGEGMDDMVLFNPENFTLSLFGEN, from the coding sequence ATGTCAAAGACACGCCAATCGTTTTTTGGTCGCCTTGCGTCGGTATTGGGCGGCGGCGGCACGATCGATGACGACACTTGGGACGACATCGAAGCCGTTCTGATTCAAAGCGACCTCGGGGTGCACACGGCACAGGCCGTCGTTGAAGACTTGCGAACAAAGGCCAACCGCGAAGGCATTCGCGACCCGGAACGTCTGCAGGCCGCGCTGCGACAAGTGTTGAAGGAACGCTTGCGCTTCCCCCCGACCATGAACATCAGTGGACGCGAGCTGTCGGTCGTGCTGATCGTCGGTGTGAATGGCAGTGGCAAGACGACGTCGATCGCTAAGCTGGCACACCGGCTGAAGCTGGCGGGTCGAAAGGTCATGTTGTGCGCAGGCGACACGTTCCGCGCCGCAGCGATCGAGCAATTGCAGAAGTGGGGCGAACGAGTCGGAGTACCGGTCATCGCAGGGAAGCAGGGCGGTGACCCTGCTGCATTGGTGTTCGACGCCGTGACTGCCGCGAAGGCGCGTGGGATCGACGTATTGATCATCGATACGGCGGGAAGGCTGCATAACAACGCGAACCTGATGGACGAGCTTGCTAAGGTCAAAGCCGTGTGTAGTCGGGTGGTTCCGGACGCGCCTCACGAGGTGTTGCTCGTTCTTGACGGTACGACCGGCCAGAACGCGCTGGAACAGGCCAAGAAGTTCGGCGAAATTGTAAACGTCACCGGCGCGATCGTGACCAAGCTCGACGGTTCGGCGAAGGGCGGTATGGTGTTCGCCGTATTTGAAGAGCTTGGACTGCCCGTGCAATATGTTGGGCTGGGCGAAGGCATGGACGATATGGTGTTGTTCAATCCCGAGAACTTCACGCTCAGTTTGTTCGGAGAGAACTAG
- a CDS encoding RNA methyltransferase, producing the protein MADAITSLQNPRIKQVRRLRDQRARVEESRYVIDSRRDLARALSAGHQVDYVLVESSLFGSLSDVPLDVQIPVSAQAMDKASYRDNSDGITAVMVRPAVPGAADFARAWRGPVLGLVALEKPGNVGALLRTADAAGFGSVVLIDCPIDVYNPNVIRASTGAVFLRNVYEMTTAEAQEVFSACDLRMYATHLDAATDAFSVRFVKASVLLMGKEDAGLPNEWLAFADERIIIPMAGQIADSLNVAAAGAVLMYEVYRQTRIQ; encoded by the coding sequence ATGGCAGACGCAATCACCAGCCTCCAAAACCCGCGCATCAAACAAGTGCGCCGCCTGCGCGATCAGCGTGCGCGTGTCGAAGAAAGCCGCTACGTCATCGACAGCCGGCGTGATTTGGCGCGAGCACTTTCCGCCGGTCATCAGGTGGACTATGTGCTGGTCGAATCGTCTCTGTTCGGGTCGTTGAGCGATGTGCCGCTCGACGTGCAGATTCCCGTATCGGCGCAGGCGATGGACAAGGCCAGCTATCGGGACAACAGCGACGGGATCACCGCCGTGATGGTGCGGCCGGCCGTGCCCGGAGCAGCGGATTTTGCGCGCGCGTGGCGCGGCCCCGTACTCGGGCTCGTCGCGCTGGAAAAGCCCGGAAATGTCGGGGCGCTTCTGCGCACAGCAGATGCAGCCGGCTTTGGGAGCGTGGTCCTGATCGATTGCCCGATTGACGTATACAACCCGAACGTGATCCGCGCGAGCACCGGCGCAGTGTTTCTGAGAAACGTGTACGAGATGACGACGGCTGAGGCGCAAGAAGTTTTTTCGGCGTGTGACTTGCGCATGTATGCCACGCATCTCGATGCGGCGACTGACGCGTTCAGCGTCCGGTTCGTCAAAGCCAGCGTACTCTTGATGGGTAAGGAAGACGCCGGCCTCCCGAACGAATGGCTTGCTTTCGCGGACGAACGGATCATCATCCCGATGGCTGGTCAGATCGCGGACTCGCTCAACGTGGCGGCGGCAGGTGCGGTGCTCATGTACGAAGTGTATCGGCAGACGCGTATTCAGTAA
- the prfB gene encoding peptide chain release factor 2, protein MSVTVGQFKELNTIVGNLSRRLAIADLARKVAELEEQSGEAEFWNSPDAAQKVMQEIARLKARIEPWQKLQARIADALELSSLNDPDLEGELDAEYADLQIVVDRMSIQALLSGPNDPRDAFLAIHAGAGGTDSQDWAQMLERMYLRWAEDNGYKVEVIERSEGEEAGIKSVTLGIRGNYAYGYLRSEQGVHRLVRLSPFDSASRRHTSFVKVELWPDIQDDIDIEISEKDLRIDTYRAGGAGGQHMQKNDTAVRITHLPTGIVIQCQNERSQAQNRERAMMILKARLADLERQRQDAELAALKGENVNAEWGNQIRSYVLHPYQLVKDHRTNHESGNTTAVLDGRLIDFMEAYLHMKVDQANNGK, encoded by the coding sequence GTGAGTGTCACAGTAGGGCAGTTCAAGGAACTCAACACCATTGTGGGAAACCTTTCGCGCCGCCTCGCGATTGCCGACTTGGCGCGCAAGGTCGCCGAACTTGAGGAGCAGTCGGGCGAGGCTGAGTTCTGGAACAGCCCGGATGCAGCGCAGAAGGTCATGCAGGAGATCGCGCGGCTTAAGGCCCGCATCGAGCCGTGGCAGAAGTTACAAGCCCGAATCGCCGATGCCCTGGAGCTGTCGTCCCTTAATGACCCTGACCTCGAAGGCGAACTCGACGCCGAGTACGCAGACTTGCAGATTGTCGTAGACCGCATGTCGATACAGGCGTTGTTGAGCGGGCCAAACGACCCGCGTGACGCGTTCCTAGCAATCCATGCGGGCGCTGGCGGCACCGATTCTCAGGACTGGGCTCAGATGCTCGAACGCATGTATCTGCGCTGGGCGGAAGACAACGGCTACAAGGTTGAGGTGATCGAACGCAGCGAAGGCGAAGAAGCTGGGATCAAGAGCGTGACGCTGGGCATACGCGGCAACTATGCTTACGGCTACCTGCGCAGCGAGCAGGGGGTGCATCGCCTTGTCAGACTGAGTCCGTTCGACTCTGCGAGCCGCCGCCACACGTCCTTCGTAAAAGTCGAGCTGTGGCCGGACATCCAAGACGACATCGACATCGAGATTAGCGAGAAAGATCTGCGCATCGACACGTACCGTGCCGGTGGGGCAGGCGGACAGCACATGCAGAAGAACGATACGGCTGTTCGGATCACGCATCTTCCGACCGGCATCGTAATTCAGTGTCAGAATGAGCGTAGTCAGGCGCAGAACCGCGAGCGTGCGATGATGATCCTCAAGGCCCGCCTTGCTGATCTCGAGCGGCAGCGGCAAGACGCTGAGTTAGCGGCCCTCAAAGGCGAGAACGTCAACGCAGAGTGGGGTAACCAAATTCGCTCGTATGTGCTTCACCCGTATCAGCTGGTCAAGGATCATCGGACCAACCACGAATCGGGCAACACCACGGCCGTGCTGGACGGACGCCTCATCGACTTTATGGAAGCTTACTTGCACATGAAGGTCGACCAAGCGAATAACGGTAAGTAG
- a CDS encoding alpha-glucosidase, whose translation MKQARQIGCGCLTVTVIVLLVAIGYVVAVRVTDDYRIRPVEGQLVQSASQRTQNTAPLKYVEGSFEIEWDPVAAIIRVTHLPDREAIVWESVPGVPFVAAGAGMAEFHESRAHYRVTDHRTLLCGDQSVDRISQADTGTHVEGTLACDDGTIARYHLVLYERSRNALEFSLSVDREDLNRLYLTSATALDEHVLGFGTQYTLLDMKGQYVPIFVSEQGIGRGIQPLTLGADLQAGAGGTWSDSYAPVPYFLTDQKRGFLLWNDEYSAFDMRADDRLQVTVYSNEVRGTLLYGETPSELVGVYTELIGRMAPLPDWITAGAIIGLQGGTERVRDIYSRLREHEVPVTALWLQDWVGRRETSFGSQLWWNWQLDTMHYPAWDSLSEELANDGVRLLIYVNPYLADISEKPGGGRNLYQEAVSKGYVVRRQDASPYLLRNTDFSAAMIDFTNPEASAWYRDVLSEQVRATGAAGWMADFGEGLPVDAVLFDGASGDTAHNHYPVLWAQFNQELAAGLGEEIVYFMRSGYRESPTHTSLFWLGDQMVAWDAYDGIKSAVTGLLSSGLAGFAFNHSDIGGYTTITNPIANYYRTRELLGRWSELNAFTPVFRTHEGNRPDQNAQIYDDDQSIEQFARAARIHEAWGFYRSALVSEAAASGLPVVRPMMLVFPHDPAAYDFVFEQFMVGDELLVAPVLDPDVDEAVVYLPEGSWVQVWTGIEYEGPQSITIPAPMGYPAVFFRSGSEVGLRFVVNLRAAGLID comes from the coding sequence ATGAAACAAGCGCGTCAGATTGGTTGTGGTTGCCTCACGGTGACCGTGATCGTCCTGTTGGTGGCAATTGGCTATGTGGTCGCCGTCCGCGTCACGGACGACTACCGCATTCGGCCAGTCGAAGGTCAACTGGTGCAGTCGGCTTCCCAAAGGACGCAGAACACGGCGCCGCTCAAATATGTTGAGGGCAGTTTCGAGATCGAGTGGGATCCCGTCGCTGCGATAATTCGCGTCACGCATCTGCCCGATCGGGAGGCAATCGTCTGGGAGAGCGTGCCGGGCGTCCCATTCGTAGCCGCCGGAGCAGGCATGGCTGAATTCCACGAGTCACGCGCACACTATCGGGTGACCGACCATCGGACGCTGTTGTGCGGTGACCAGTCTGTTGATCGCATTTCGCAGGCCGACACCGGCACCCACGTCGAAGGGACTCTTGCGTGCGACGATGGCACGATTGCTCGCTACCATCTCGTCCTCTATGAGAGAAGCCGTAATGCTCTCGAGTTCTCTCTATCCGTTGATCGGGAGGATCTGAATCGGCTCTACTTGACAAGCGCAACCGCCCTTGACGAACATGTCCTTGGCTTCGGTACTCAGTACACGCTGCTTGACATGAAAGGTCAGTACGTGCCGATATTCGTCAGCGAACAAGGTATCGGCCGTGGCATCCAGCCGCTCACCCTAGGAGCCGACCTGCAGGCCGGGGCCGGCGGGACGTGGTCTGACTCATATGCTCCTGTTCCGTACTTTCTCACCGATCAGAAGCGTGGGTTTCTGCTCTGGAATGACGAATACAGCGCTTTTGACATGCGTGCGGACGATCGCCTTCAAGTCACAGTCTACAGCAACGAGGTCCGCGGGACGCTCCTTTACGGAGAGACCCCTTCCGAGCTAGTGGGCGTCTATACCGAGCTGATTGGTCGAATGGCTCCCCTTCCAGATTGGATCACCGCCGGTGCAATCATCGGGTTGCAGGGCGGGACCGAACGTGTCCGCGACATCTACAGCCGGCTGCGGGAACACGAAGTGCCAGTCACCGCGTTGTGGCTACAAGATTGGGTCGGACGACGGGAGACCAGCTTCGGTAGCCAACTCTGGTGGAACTGGCAGCTGGACACAATGCACTATCCAGCTTGGGACAGTCTCAGCGAAGAGTTGGCGAATGACGGCGTTCGACTGCTGATCTATGTCAACCCGTACTTAGCGGATATCTCAGAGAAGCCAGGCGGCGGTCGCAACTTGTACCAAGAAGCGGTCTCGAAGGGCTACGTCGTTAGGAGACAGGATGCATCGCCATATCTGCTTCGCAACACCGACTTCTCCGCTGCAATGATTGACTTCACGAATCCCGAAGCGTCGGCGTGGTATCGCGACGTGTTGAGCGAACAGGTGCGTGCCACTGGCGCTGCGGGCTGGATGGCCGACTTCGGCGAGGGTCTACCGGTCGACGCGGTGTTGTTTGACGGGGCCAGTGGCGACACCGCACACAACCACTACCCCGTACTCTGGGCGCAGTTCAACCAGGAGCTTGCGGCCGGCCTCGGCGAGGAGATTGTCTATTTCATGCGGTCCGGGTACCGCGAAAGTCCCACACACACGTCCCTGTTCTGGCTCGGCGATCAAATGGTCGCGTGGGACGCGTACGACGGGATCAAGTCAGCGGTCACGGGCTTGCTCTCGTCTGGCCTTGCGGGATTCGCGTTCAATCACAGCGATATCGGAGGATACACGACCATCACTAACCCGATCGCCAACTACTACCGGACTCGTGAACTGCTAGGTCGGTGGAGTGAACTGAATGCGTTCACGCCAGTTTTTAGAACCCATGAAGGAAACCGCCCCGACCAGAATGCCCAGATCTACGACGATGATCAGTCAATCGAGCAGTTCGCCCGCGCTGCGAGAATCCATGAGGCGTGGGGGTTCTACCGATCCGCTCTCGTCAGCGAGGCTGCTGCGTCCGGTCTACCTGTTGTCCGCCCAATGATGCTGGTGTTCCCCCATGACCCTGCCGCGTACGACTTCGTCTTTGAGCAGTTCATGGTTGGCGATGAACTGCTTGTTGCGCCGGTACTTGATCCTGATGTGGACGAGGCTGTCGTCTATCTGCCAGAGGGTAGCTGGGTTCAGGTGTGGACAGGCATCGAGTACGAAGGTCCGCAGTCAATCACTATCCCTGCCCCGATGGGCTATCCTGCCGTATTCTTCCGCAGTGGAAGTGAGGTGGGTCTGCGATTCGTCGTGAATCTTCGGGCCGCAGGCTTGATCGACTGA